One Mercurialis annua linkage group LG3, ddMerAnnu1.2, whole genome shotgun sequence DNA window includes the following coding sequences:
- the LOC126674653 gene encoding organic cation/carnitine transporter 7 isoform X1: MRSYPDKINNLSSSNNHYLNSHIYCYIRRFFRTDTDKDTELEEHGDDRSALIISDKMAEGRLVYTVDEALVSLGFGKFQYFVLLYAGLGWASEAMEMMLLSSIGPAVQRQWGLSSAQESLITSMVFVGMMIGAYSWGLVSDKFGRRRGFLATAVITSGAGLLSAFAPNYVALILCRCLVGLGLGGGPVLLAWFLEFVPASKRGTWMVIFQFFWTIGSTIEAALAWIIMPRLTWRWLLGVAAFPSFLLLVFYNMTPESPRYLCLKGRKNEALRILERIAKLNGTGLPPGVLVTDGENELQEKSLPPDESLPPEGGISRSPHYDEGVNHPPIIWKDSNMGPFRSLLTLLSPKLARSTVLLWAVFFGNAFTYYGLVLLTTELNNRGRHCPFTAVQPNKPVDVNYKNVFITSFAEIPGIILAGLTVDRFGRKLSMSVVFFVCGIFLLPLVVQQSASLTTVLLFIARICITDTFAVVYVYAPEVYPTSVRSTGVGVASSIGRIGGMISPYVAIFLVQGCHQTAAIVLFVAVALISGICVTLFPYDTKGRHLTESVCSTKNDSPKAVIQAEP; the protein is encoded by the exons ATGAGATCATATCCAGACAAAATCAATAATCTATCATCCTCCAATAACCATTATTTAAATTCCCATATTTATTGCTATATTCGCCGGTTTTTCCGCACAGATACGGATAAAGATACGGAACTAGAAGAACACGGAGACGATAGATCCGCACTTATTATCTCCGATAAG ATGGCCGAGGGACGGCTTGTTTATACTGTGGATGAAGCTCTGGTGAGTCTTGGATTTGGGAAGTTTCAGTATTTTGTTCTTCTTTATGCGGGATTGGGGTGGGCTTCGGAGGCCATGGAGATGATGCTTCTTTCGTCTATTGGACCGGCTGTTCAGCGACAATGGGGGCTTTCTTCTGCCCAGGAAAGTCTTATTACTAGTATGGTTTTTGTTGGTATGATGATTGGAGCTTATTCATGGGGATTAGTTTCCGATAAATTCGGAAGAAG GAGGGGATTTCTGGCTACAGCTGTAATTACTTCTGGAGCTGGACTTCTGAGCGCATTTGCTCCAAACTATGTTGCATTAATTCTTTGTCGTTGTCTGGTTGGACTTGGCTTGGGAGGTGGTCCTGTACTCTTAGCCTGGTTCTTGGAGTTTGTACCAGCATCAAAAAGAGGTACTTGGATggttattttccaatttttctgGACCATTGGATCAACAATAGAAGCTGCTTTAGCATGG ATTATTATGCCAAGATTGACTTGGAGGTGGCTACTGGGTGTTGCTGCTTTTCCATCTTTTCTTCTCCTTGTATTTTATAACATGACACCCGAGTCCCCCAGGTATCTGTGCTTGAAAGGTAGAAAAAATGAGGCCCTTAGGATTTTAGAAAGAATAGCTAAATTAAATGGAACCGGATTGCCTCCTGGTGTTCTTGTTACTGATGGTGAAAATGAGCTACAAGAGAAGAGTCTTCCACCAGATGAGAGTCTTCCACCTGAAGGTGGAATTTCAAGGTCACCTCATTATGATGAAGGTGTAAACCATCCTCCTATCATATGGAAAGATTCAAATATGGGACCCTTCAGATCACTGTTAACACTTCTTTCACCAAAATTAGCTAGATCAACTGTGCTATTGTGGGCTGTGTTTTTTGGGAATGCATTTACATATTATGGTCTTGTGCTGTTGACTACTGAGTTGAACAATAGGGGCCGTCATTGCCCTTTTACTGCAGTACAGCCCAATAAACCTGTGGATGTTAACTACAAAAATGTGTTTATTACTTCTTTTGCAG agATTCCGGGGATTATCCTAGCAGGTTTAACCGTTGATAGATTTGGTCGAAAGCTTTCGATGTCGGTTGTGTTCTTTGTCTGTGGCATTTTCCTGCTACCATTGGTAGTGCAACAGTCAGCAAGTTTGACAACAGTTCTTCTCTTTATAGCTCGAATATGCATAACGGACACGTTCGCGGTTGTCTATGTTTATGCTCCAGAG GTATACCCGACTTCAGTGAGGTCAACAGGTGTTGGAGTTGCAAGCTCAATAGGAAGAATTGGCGGAATGATCTCCCCTTATGTAGCAATATTTCTGGTGCAAGGATGCCATCAAACTGCAGCAATTGTTCTTTTCGTGGCTGTAGCGTTAATATCAGGAATCTGTGTCACACTGTTTCCATATGACACCAAGGGGCGTCATTTGACTGAGAGTGTTTGCAGTACAAAAAATGATTCACCTAAGGCTGTTATACAAGCAGAGCCATGA
- the LOC126674653 gene encoding organic cation/carnitine transporter 7 isoform X2 encodes MAEGRLVYTVDEALVSLGFGKFQYFVLLYAGLGWASEAMEMMLLSSIGPAVQRQWGLSSAQESLITSMVFVGMMIGAYSWGLVSDKFGRRRGFLATAVITSGAGLLSAFAPNYVALILCRCLVGLGLGGGPVLLAWFLEFVPASKRGTWMVIFQFFWTIGSTIEAALAWIIMPRLTWRWLLGVAAFPSFLLLVFYNMTPESPRYLCLKGRKNEALRILERIAKLNGTGLPPGVLVTDGENELQEKSLPPDESLPPEGGISRSPHYDEGVNHPPIIWKDSNMGPFRSLLTLLSPKLARSTVLLWAVFFGNAFTYYGLVLLTTELNNRGRHCPFTAVQPNKPVDVNYKNVFITSFAEIPGIILAGLTVDRFGRKLSMSVVFFVCGIFLLPLVVQQSASLTTVLLFIARICITDTFAVVYVYAPEVYPTSVRSTGVGVASSIGRIGGMISPYVAIFLVQGCHQTAAIVLFVAVALISGICVTLFPYDTKGRHLTESVCSTKNDSPKAVIQAEP; translated from the exons ATGGCCGAGGGACGGCTTGTTTATACTGTGGATGAAGCTCTGGTGAGTCTTGGATTTGGGAAGTTTCAGTATTTTGTTCTTCTTTATGCGGGATTGGGGTGGGCTTCGGAGGCCATGGAGATGATGCTTCTTTCGTCTATTGGACCGGCTGTTCAGCGACAATGGGGGCTTTCTTCTGCCCAGGAAAGTCTTATTACTAGTATGGTTTTTGTTGGTATGATGATTGGAGCTTATTCATGGGGATTAGTTTCCGATAAATTCGGAAGAAG GAGGGGATTTCTGGCTACAGCTGTAATTACTTCTGGAGCTGGACTTCTGAGCGCATTTGCTCCAAACTATGTTGCATTAATTCTTTGTCGTTGTCTGGTTGGACTTGGCTTGGGAGGTGGTCCTGTACTCTTAGCCTGGTTCTTGGAGTTTGTACCAGCATCAAAAAGAGGTACTTGGATggttattttccaatttttctgGACCATTGGATCAACAATAGAAGCTGCTTTAGCATGG ATTATTATGCCAAGATTGACTTGGAGGTGGCTACTGGGTGTTGCTGCTTTTCCATCTTTTCTTCTCCTTGTATTTTATAACATGACACCCGAGTCCCCCAGGTATCTGTGCTTGAAAGGTAGAAAAAATGAGGCCCTTAGGATTTTAGAAAGAATAGCTAAATTAAATGGAACCGGATTGCCTCCTGGTGTTCTTGTTACTGATGGTGAAAATGAGCTACAAGAGAAGAGTCTTCCACCAGATGAGAGTCTTCCACCTGAAGGTGGAATTTCAAGGTCACCTCATTATGATGAAGGTGTAAACCATCCTCCTATCATATGGAAAGATTCAAATATGGGACCCTTCAGATCACTGTTAACACTTCTTTCACCAAAATTAGCTAGATCAACTGTGCTATTGTGGGCTGTGTTTTTTGGGAATGCATTTACATATTATGGTCTTGTGCTGTTGACTACTGAGTTGAACAATAGGGGCCGTCATTGCCCTTTTACTGCAGTACAGCCCAATAAACCTGTGGATGTTAACTACAAAAATGTGTTTATTACTTCTTTTGCAG agATTCCGGGGATTATCCTAGCAGGTTTAACCGTTGATAGATTTGGTCGAAAGCTTTCGATGTCGGTTGTGTTCTTTGTCTGTGGCATTTTCCTGCTACCATTGGTAGTGCAACAGTCAGCAAGTTTGACAACAGTTCTTCTCTTTATAGCTCGAATATGCATAACGGACACGTTCGCGGTTGTCTATGTTTATGCTCCAGAG GTATACCCGACTTCAGTGAGGTCAACAGGTGTTGGAGTTGCAAGCTCAATAGGAAGAATTGGCGGAATGATCTCCCCTTATGTAGCAATATTTCTGGTGCAAGGATGCCATCAAACTGCAGCAATTGTTCTTTTCGTGGCTGTAGCGTTAATATCAGGAATCTGTGTCACACTGTTTCCATATGACACCAAGGGGCGTCATTTGACTGAGAGTGTTTGCAGTACAAAAAATGATTCACCTAAGGCTGTTATACAAGCAGAGCCATGA
- the LOC126673090 gene encoding YTH domain-containing protein ECT4 isoform X1, which yields MAATQSRPPPDPISELTKSLSILIMDAEDKLVEPDSRKERPIPAKNEASVTPNSSADAATTGQQRDSIGQFSPLGSAGDLTVYPPNIYAPQAQAFYYRGYENAIGEWDDYHPYVNAEGLKIGSPGVYNENGSLLFHAGYAYGPQVPYGPYSPVTTPVPSVSGDGQLYSPQQFPFSGSPYYQQFGLPNSPYMTPTTAVPQPDLSMLGSIDQQGNNMVFGPSPSYSPVLGSFGRDSLPRNLGAPGFHDLPQGFDGFRSGGLWSDWSKPSDRHRPWTSLSPTVSPQPIGTFGSYGQNAGMASQQQRSSYSMGSGSNSYTRGYTHSGFNQGSGFGTAPISSVWTNNRSWLPSEISRWQGRPGFSVCGCNGSLDILSEQNRGPRASKPKNQSTAELTSAVDHNKCSKSSATIHIESYNRPDFVTEYKDAKFFVIKSYSEDNVHKSIKYGVWASTPNGNRKLDAAYREAKEKQEPCPVLLFFSVNASAQFCGVAEMVGAVDFDSSVDYWQQDKWSGRFPVKWHIIKDVPNSQFRHIVLENNDNKPVTNSRDTQEVKLEQGIEMLNILRKYENEMSILDDFEFYEERQKAMQERKTRQQGNPISAVDFTKQLPKSFAQVVRLDEGNKQVAVSVSDSFSGRSSIGEDTILAVSSGN from the exons ATGGCGGCAACCCAATCACGACCTCCTCCGGATCCTATCTCTG AACTTACTAAATCTTTGAGCATACTGATCATGGATGCAGAAGACAAGCTTGTTGAGCCGGATAGCAGGAAAGAGCGG CCTATTCCTGCAAAAAATGAGGCATCAGTTACTCCCAATTCCTCTGCGGATGCTGCCACTACAGGTCAACAAAGAGACAGCATTGGCCAATTCAGTCCTTTAGGTTCTGCTGGAGATCTCACTGTCTACCCTCCAAATATTTATGCTCCCCAAGCACAGGCCTTCTATTATAGAG GTTATGAGAATGCCATTGGCGAATGGGATGACTATCATCCATATGTTAATGCTGAAGGATTGAAAATTGGATCACCA GGTGTCTATAACGAAAATGGCTCTCTTCTATTCCATGCTGGATATGCGTATGGTCCTCAAGTGCCATATGGGCCATATTCTCCAGTCACAACACCTGTGCCTTCTGTAAGTGGAGATGGGCAGTTATACTCCCCCCAACAATTTCCATTTTCTGGCTCACCTTATTACCAGCAGTTTGGTCTGCCTAATTCACCATATATGACACCAACAACAGCAGTTCCACAACCGGACCTCAGCATGTTAGGAAGTATTGACCAACAAGGTAATAACATGGTTTTTGGGCCGAGTCCTAGTTATTCTCCTGTTCTGGGATCCTTTGGTAGAGACAGTCTTCCTAGGAATCTTGGTGCTCCTGGCTTTCATGATTTGCCACAGGGCTTTGATGGATTCAGATCTGGAGGACTTTGGTCAGATTGGTCAAAGCCCTCCGATAGGCATAGGCCTTGGACTTCCTTATCACCTACGGTTTCTCCACAGCCAATTGGAACATTTGGGTCATATGGACAGAATGCTGGAATG GCATCTCAACAACAAAGATCATCTTATAGTATGGGATCTGGTTCAAACTCATATACCAGAGGCTATACGCACAGTGGTTTTAATCAGGGATCAGGCTTTGGAACTGCACCCATTTCTAGTGTGTGGACAAACAATAGAAGCTGGCTTCCTTCTGAAATCAGCAGATGGCAGGGAAGACCCGGTTTCTCGGTATGCGGCTGCAATGGTAGTCTTGATATCCTTAGTGAGCAAAACCGAGGGCCAAGGGCCTCAAAGCCCAAGAATCAAAGTACAGCTGAACTTACTTCTGCTGTTGATCATAACAAATGTAGCAAATCCTCAGCCACAATCCACATCGAGTCCTACAACCGACCTGATTTTGTCACCGAATACAAGGATGCTAAGTTCTTTGTCATCAAATCATACAGTGAAGATAATGTTCATAAGAGCATAAAATATGGTGTCTGGGCAAGCACACCAAATGGGAATAGGAAATTGGATGCTGCCTACCGTGAAGCTAAGGAGAAGCAAGAGCCCTGCCCGGTGTTGCTCTTTTTTTCG GTGAACGCCAGTGCGCAGTTTTGTGGAGTTGCTGAAATGGTTGGAGCTGTCGACTTCGACAGTAGCGTAGATTACTGGCAACAAGATAAATGGAGTGGACGGTTTCCTGTAAAGTGGCATATTATTAAAGATGTCCCAAACAGCCAGTTTCGTCACATTGTATTGGAAAATAACGATAACAAGCCTGTCACGAACAGTCGAGACACACAGGAG GTGAAACTGGAACAGGGTATTGAGATGTTGAACATATTGAGGAAGTATGAAAATGAGATGTCAATTCTGgatgattttgaattttatgaagAGCGGCAGAAAGCCATGCAAGAGCGCAAGACCAGACAGCAAGGGAATCCGATAAGCGCTGTAGATTTTACAAAGCAGTTGCCCAAGAGTTTTGCGCAGGTGGTTCGCTTAGACGAGGGTAACAAACAAGTTGCTGTTAGTGTATCAGACAGCTTTTCAGGAAGAAGTTCTATAGGGGAAGATACAATATTAGCAGTCTCCTCTGGTAATTAA
- the LOC126673090 gene encoding YTH domain-containing protein ECT1 isoform X2 — translation MAATQSRPPPDPISEDKLVEPDSRKERPIPAKNEASVTPNSSADAATTGQQRDSIGQFSPLGSAGDLTVYPPNIYAPQAQAFYYRGYENAIGEWDDYHPYVNAEGLKIGSPGVYNENGSLLFHAGYAYGPQVPYGPYSPVTTPVPSVSGDGQLYSPQQFPFSGSPYYQQFGLPNSPYMTPTTAVPQPDLSMLGSIDQQGNNMVFGPSPSYSPVLGSFGRDSLPRNLGAPGFHDLPQGFDGFRSGGLWSDWSKPSDRHRPWTSLSPTVSPQPIGTFGSYGQNAGMASQQQRSSYSMGSGSNSYTRGYTHSGFNQGSGFGTAPISSVWTNNRSWLPSEISRWQGRPGFSVCGCNGSLDILSEQNRGPRASKPKNQSTAELTSAVDHNKCSKSSATIHIESYNRPDFVTEYKDAKFFVIKSYSEDNVHKSIKYGVWASTPNGNRKLDAAYREAKEKQEPCPVLLFFSVNASAQFCGVAEMVGAVDFDSSVDYWQQDKWSGRFPVKWHIIKDVPNSQFRHIVLENNDNKPVTNSRDTQEVKLEQGIEMLNILRKYENEMSILDDFEFYEERQKAMQERKTRQQGNPISAVDFTKQLPKSFAQVVRLDEGNKQVAVSVSDSFSGRSSIGEDTILAVSSGN, via the exons ATGGCGGCAACCCAATCACGACCTCCTCCGGATCCTATCTCTG AAGACAAGCTTGTTGAGCCGGATAGCAGGAAAGAGCGG CCTATTCCTGCAAAAAATGAGGCATCAGTTACTCCCAATTCCTCTGCGGATGCTGCCACTACAGGTCAACAAAGAGACAGCATTGGCCAATTCAGTCCTTTAGGTTCTGCTGGAGATCTCACTGTCTACCCTCCAAATATTTATGCTCCCCAAGCACAGGCCTTCTATTATAGAG GTTATGAGAATGCCATTGGCGAATGGGATGACTATCATCCATATGTTAATGCTGAAGGATTGAAAATTGGATCACCA GGTGTCTATAACGAAAATGGCTCTCTTCTATTCCATGCTGGATATGCGTATGGTCCTCAAGTGCCATATGGGCCATATTCTCCAGTCACAACACCTGTGCCTTCTGTAAGTGGAGATGGGCAGTTATACTCCCCCCAACAATTTCCATTTTCTGGCTCACCTTATTACCAGCAGTTTGGTCTGCCTAATTCACCATATATGACACCAACAACAGCAGTTCCACAACCGGACCTCAGCATGTTAGGAAGTATTGACCAACAAGGTAATAACATGGTTTTTGGGCCGAGTCCTAGTTATTCTCCTGTTCTGGGATCCTTTGGTAGAGACAGTCTTCCTAGGAATCTTGGTGCTCCTGGCTTTCATGATTTGCCACAGGGCTTTGATGGATTCAGATCTGGAGGACTTTGGTCAGATTGGTCAAAGCCCTCCGATAGGCATAGGCCTTGGACTTCCTTATCACCTACGGTTTCTCCACAGCCAATTGGAACATTTGGGTCATATGGACAGAATGCTGGAATG GCATCTCAACAACAAAGATCATCTTATAGTATGGGATCTGGTTCAAACTCATATACCAGAGGCTATACGCACAGTGGTTTTAATCAGGGATCAGGCTTTGGAACTGCACCCATTTCTAGTGTGTGGACAAACAATAGAAGCTGGCTTCCTTCTGAAATCAGCAGATGGCAGGGAAGACCCGGTTTCTCGGTATGCGGCTGCAATGGTAGTCTTGATATCCTTAGTGAGCAAAACCGAGGGCCAAGGGCCTCAAAGCCCAAGAATCAAAGTACAGCTGAACTTACTTCTGCTGTTGATCATAACAAATGTAGCAAATCCTCAGCCACAATCCACATCGAGTCCTACAACCGACCTGATTTTGTCACCGAATACAAGGATGCTAAGTTCTTTGTCATCAAATCATACAGTGAAGATAATGTTCATAAGAGCATAAAATATGGTGTCTGGGCAAGCACACCAAATGGGAATAGGAAATTGGATGCTGCCTACCGTGAAGCTAAGGAGAAGCAAGAGCCCTGCCCGGTGTTGCTCTTTTTTTCG GTGAACGCCAGTGCGCAGTTTTGTGGAGTTGCTGAAATGGTTGGAGCTGTCGACTTCGACAGTAGCGTAGATTACTGGCAACAAGATAAATGGAGTGGACGGTTTCCTGTAAAGTGGCATATTATTAAAGATGTCCCAAACAGCCAGTTTCGTCACATTGTATTGGAAAATAACGATAACAAGCCTGTCACGAACAGTCGAGACACACAGGAG GTGAAACTGGAACAGGGTATTGAGATGTTGAACATATTGAGGAAGTATGAAAATGAGATGTCAATTCTGgatgattttgaattttatgaagAGCGGCAGAAAGCCATGCAAGAGCGCAAGACCAGACAGCAAGGGAATCCGATAAGCGCTGTAGATTTTACAAAGCAGTTGCCCAAGAGTTTTGCGCAGGTGGTTCGCTTAGACGAGGGTAACAAACAAGTTGCTGTTAGTGTATCAGACAGCTTTTCAGGAAGAAGTTCTATAGGGGAAGATACAATATTAGCAGTCTCCTCTGGTAATTAA
- the LOC126673090 gene encoding YTH domain-containing protein ECT4 isoform X3, which translates to MAATQSRPPPDPISDKLVEPDSRKERPIPAKNEASVTPNSSADAATTGQQRDSIGQFSPLGSAGDLTVYPPNIYAPQAQAFYYRGYENAIGEWDDYHPYVNAEGLKIGSPGVYNENGSLLFHAGYAYGPQVPYGPYSPVTTPVPSVSGDGQLYSPQQFPFSGSPYYQQFGLPNSPYMTPTTAVPQPDLSMLGSIDQQGNNMVFGPSPSYSPVLGSFGRDSLPRNLGAPGFHDLPQGFDGFRSGGLWSDWSKPSDRHRPWTSLSPTVSPQPIGTFGSYGQNAGMASQQQRSSYSMGSGSNSYTRGYTHSGFNQGSGFGTAPISSVWTNNRSWLPSEISRWQGRPGFSVCGCNGSLDILSEQNRGPRASKPKNQSTAELTSAVDHNKCSKSSATIHIESYNRPDFVTEYKDAKFFVIKSYSEDNVHKSIKYGVWASTPNGNRKLDAAYREAKEKQEPCPVLLFFSVNASAQFCGVAEMVGAVDFDSSVDYWQQDKWSGRFPVKWHIIKDVPNSQFRHIVLENNDNKPVTNSRDTQEVKLEQGIEMLNILRKYENEMSILDDFEFYEERQKAMQERKTRQQGNPISAVDFTKQLPKSFAQVVRLDEGNKQVAVSVSDSFSGRSSIGEDTILAVSSGN; encoded by the exons ATGGCGGCAACCCAATCACGACCTCCTCCGGATCCTATCTCTG ACAAGCTTGTTGAGCCGGATAGCAGGAAAGAGCGG CCTATTCCTGCAAAAAATGAGGCATCAGTTACTCCCAATTCCTCTGCGGATGCTGCCACTACAGGTCAACAAAGAGACAGCATTGGCCAATTCAGTCCTTTAGGTTCTGCTGGAGATCTCACTGTCTACCCTCCAAATATTTATGCTCCCCAAGCACAGGCCTTCTATTATAGAG GTTATGAGAATGCCATTGGCGAATGGGATGACTATCATCCATATGTTAATGCTGAAGGATTGAAAATTGGATCACCA GGTGTCTATAACGAAAATGGCTCTCTTCTATTCCATGCTGGATATGCGTATGGTCCTCAAGTGCCATATGGGCCATATTCTCCAGTCACAACACCTGTGCCTTCTGTAAGTGGAGATGGGCAGTTATACTCCCCCCAACAATTTCCATTTTCTGGCTCACCTTATTACCAGCAGTTTGGTCTGCCTAATTCACCATATATGACACCAACAACAGCAGTTCCACAACCGGACCTCAGCATGTTAGGAAGTATTGACCAACAAGGTAATAACATGGTTTTTGGGCCGAGTCCTAGTTATTCTCCTGTTCTGGGATCCTTTGGTAGAGACAGTCTTCCTAGGAATCTTGGTGCTCCTGGCTTTCATGATTTGCCACAGGGCTTTGATGGATTCAGATCTGGAGGACTTTGGTCAGATTGGTCAAAGCCCTCCGATAGGCATAGGCCTTGGACTTCCTTATCACCTACGGTTTCTCCACAGCCAATTGGAACATTTGGGTCATATGGACAGAATGCTGGAATG GCATCTCAACAACAAAGATCATCTTATAGTATGGGATCTGGTTCAAACTCATATACCAGAGGCTATACGCACAGTGGTTTTAATCAGGGATCAGGCTTTGGAACTGCACCCATTTCTAGTGTGTGGACAAACAATAGAAGCTGGCTTCCTTCTGAAATCAGCAGATGGCAGGGAAGACCCGGTTTCTCGGTATGCGGCTGCAATGGTAGTCTTGATATCCTTAGTGAGCAAAACCGAGGGCCAAGGGCCTCAAAGCCCAAGAATCAAAGTACAGCTGAACTTACTTCTGCTGTTGATCATAACAAATGTAGCAAATCCTCAGCCACAATCCACATCGAGTCCTACAACCGACCTGATTTTGTCACCGAATACAAGGATGCTAAGTTCTTTGTCATCAAATCATACAGTGAAGATAATGTTCATAAGAGCATAAAATATGGTGTCTGGGCAAGCACACCAAATGGGAATAGGAAATTGGATGCTGCCTACCGTGAAGCTAAGGAGAAGCAAGAGCCCTGCCCGGTGTTGCTCTTTTTTTCG GTGAACGCCAGTGCGCAGTTTTGTGGAGTTGCTGAAATGGTTGGAGCTGTCGACTTCGACAGTAGCGTAGATTACTGGCAACAAGATAAATGGAGTGGACGGTTTCCTGTAAAGTGGCATATTATTAAAGATGTCCCAAACAGCCAGTTTCGTCACATTGTATTGGAAAATAACGATAACAAGCCTGTCACGAACAGTCGAGACACACAGGAG GTGAAACTGGAACAGGGTATTGAGATGTTGAACATATTGAGGAAGTATGAAAATGAGATGTCAATTCTGgatgattttgaattttatgaagAGCGGCAGAAAGCCATGCAAGAGCGCAAGACCAGACAGCAAGGGAATCCGATAAGCGCTGTAGATTTTACAAAGCAGTTGCCCAAGAGTTTTGCGCAGGTGGTTCGCTTAGACGAGGGTAACAAACAAGTTGCTGTTAGTGTATCAGACAGCTTTTCAGGAAGAAGTTCTATAGGGGAAGATACAATATTAGCAGTCTCCTCTGGTAATTAA
- the LOC126673090 gene encoding YTH domain-containing protein ECT1 isoform X4 yields MDAEDKLVEPDSRKERPIPAKNEASVTPNSSADAATTGQQRDSIGQFSPLGSAGDLTVYPPNIYAPQAQAFYYRGYENAIGEWDDYHPYVNAEGLKIGSPGVYNENGSLLFHAGYAYGPQVPYGPYSPVTTPVPSVSGDGQLYSPQQFPFSGSPYYQQFGLPNSPYMTPTTAVPQPDLSMLGSIDQQGNNMVFGPSPSYSPVLGSFGRDSLPRNLGAPGFHDLPQGFDGFRSGGLWSDWSKPSDRHRPWTSLSPTVSPQPIGTFGSYGQNAGMASQQQRSSYSMGSGSNSYTRGYTHSGFNQGSGFGTAPISSVWTNNRSWLPSEISRWQGRPGFSVCGCNGSLDILSEQNRGPRASKPKNQSTAELTSAVDHNKCSKSSATIHIESYNRPDFVTEYKDAKFFVIKSYSEDNVHKSIKYGVWASTPNGNRKLDAAYREAKEKQEPCPVLLFFSVNASAQFCGVAEMVGAVDFDSSVDYWQQDKWSGRFPVKWHIIKDVPNSQFRHIVLENNDNKPVTNSRDTQEVKLEQGIEMLNILRKYENEMSILDDFEFYEERQKAMQERKTRQQGNPISAVDFTKQLPKSFAQVVRLDEGNKQVAVSVSDSFSGRSSIGEDTILAVSSGN; encoded by the exons ATGGATGCAGAAGACAAGCTTGTTGAGCCGGATAGCAGGAAAGAGCGG CCTATTCCTGCAAAAAATGAGGCATCAGTTACTCCCAATTCCTCTGCGGATGCTGCCACTACAGGTCAACAAAGAGACAGCATTGGCCAATTCAGTCCTTTAGGTTCTGCTGGAGATCTCACTGTCTACCCTCCAAATATTTATGCTCCCCAAGCACAGGCCTTCTATTATAGAG GTTATGAGAATGCCATTGGCGAATGGGATGACTATCATCCATATGTTAATGCTGAAGGATTGAAAATTGGATCACCA GGTGTCTATAACGAAAATGGCTCTCTTCTATTCCATGCTGGATATGCGTATGGTCCTCAAGTGCCATATGGGCCATATTCTCCAGTCACAACACCTGTGCCTTCTGTAAGTGGAGATGGGCAGTTATACTCCCCCCAACAATTTCCATTTTCTGGCTCACCTTATTACCAGCAGTTTGGTCTGCCTAATTCACCATATATGACACCAACAACAGCAGTTCCACAACCGGACCTCAGCATGTTAGGAAGTATTGACCAACAAGGTAATAACATGGTTTTTGGGCCGAGTCCTAGTTATTCTCCTGTTCTGGGATCCTTTGGTAGAGACAGTCTTCCTAGGAATCTTGGTGCTCCTGGCTTTCATGATTTGCCACAGGGCTTTGATGGATTCAGATCTGGAGGACTTTGGTCAGATTGGTCAAAGCCCTCCGATAGGCATAGGCCTTGGACTTCCTTATCACCTACGGTTTCTCCACAGCCAATTGGAACATTTGGGTCATATGGACAGAATGCTGGAATG GCATCTCAACAACAAAGATCATCTTATAGTATGGGATCTGGTTCAAACTCATATACCAGAGGCTATACGCACAGTGGTTTTAATCAGGGATCAGGCTTTGGAACTGCACCCATTTCTAGTGTGTGGACAAACAATAGAAGCTGGCTTCCTTCTGAAATCAGCAGATGGCAGGGAAGACCCGGTTTCTCGGTATGCGGCTGCAATGGTAGTCTTGATATCCTTAGTGAGCAAAACCGAGGGCCAAGGGCCTCAAAGCCCAAGAATCAAAGTACAGCTGAACTTACTTCTGCTGTTGATCATAACAAATGTAGCAAATCCTCAGCCACAATCCACATCGAGTCCTACAACCGACCTGATTTTGTCACCGAATACAAGGATGCTAAGTTCTTTGTCATCAAATCATACAGTGAAGATAATGTTCATAAGAGCATAAAATATGGTGTCTGGGCAAGCACACCAAATGGGAATAGGAAATTGGATGCTGCCTACCGTGAAGCTAAGGAGAAGCAAGAGCCCTGCCCGGTGTTGCTCTTTTTTTCG GTGAACGCCAGTGCGCAGTTTTGTGGAGTTGCTGAAATGGTTGGAGCTGTCGACTTCGACAGTAGCGTAGATTACTGGCAACAAGATAAATGGAGTGGACGGTTTCCTGTAAAGTGGCATATTATTAAAGATGTCCCAAACAGCCAGTTTCGTCACATTGTATTGGAAAATAACGATAACAAGCCTGTCACGAACAGTCGAGACACACAGGAG GTGAAACTGGAACAGGGTATTGAGATGTTGAACATATTGAGGAAGTATGAAAATGAGATGTCAATTCTGgatgattttgaattttatgaagAGCGGCAGAAAGCCATGCAAGAGCGCAAGACCAGACAGCAAGGGAATCCGATAAGCGCTGTAGATTTTACAAAGCAGTTGCCCAAGAGTTTTGCGCAGGTGGTTCGCTTAGACGAGGGTAACAAACAAGTTGCTGTTAGTGTATCAGACAGCTTTTCAGGAAGAAGTTCTATAGGGGAAGATACAATATTAGCAGTCTCCTCTGGTAATTAA